Proteins from a genomic interval of Thermanaerothrix sp.:
- the acpP gene encoding acyl carrier protein, translating to MEELMSRLKEIVVDRLNVEEDQIKPEASFVEDLGADSLDIVELIMGIEEEFDIEIPDEDAEKLATVGDAINYVKSKLGVEE from the coding sequence ATGGAGGAGCTTATGTCTCGTTTGAAGGAGATAGTGGTGGATCGCCTTAACGTGGAGGAGGATCAGATAAAGCCTGAGGCTTCCTTTGTGGAGGACCTTGGGGCGGACTCCCTCGACATCGTGGAGCTTATCATGGGTATTGAGGAGGAGTTCGACATCGAGATCCCCGACGAGGATGCGGAGAAGCTTGCCACGGTTGGTGATGCCATCAACTACGTGAAGAGCAAGCTGGGGGTCGAGGAGTAG